The Cellulosimicrobium cellulans genome contains the following window.
ATCCGCCGGCGCCGTCGGTGCTGGCGCTCTCCTGCTGGTCCGCCTGGCGCACGACGGCGGTCGCGGCGTCGCCGAGGACCGCCCCGACCGCCGCGACGGCCGGTGCGTGCGACGTGGACCACTCGCCGCGCAGGGCGTCGCCGTCCGGCCCCTCCCAGGGGCTGGACGTCACCAGCGCGTCGAGCTCGCCGCGCAGCGTCGTCAACCTGTCGGCGGCCTCGGACAACCGCTGTCCGAGCTGTCGCAGCTGTGCGACGTCCGCCCCGTACATCCCGCTCATGTCTCCCCCTCGCCCGCAGGTCGCCGAGACGGTACCGCCGTCCGCCCACGCCGGTCCATGGTGCGCGCTCCCCATCCCCGCGCGGGCCGCACCTCTGACCTCGCGTCGGTGCGCGCTGGTAGCGTCCCCCGCGGACGACGCACGCGACGACCGAGGGGGAGCATGATGGAGCAGGCCACGACACGGCGCCGGGGCGCGACGACGCGGACCGCGGGGGCGGTGCTCGCGCTGGGCGCGCTCGCCGTGCTCTCCGCGTGCGGCGGCGACGCCGAGCCGGCGGAGCCGCCGCCCGCCCCGGACGCCGTCACGGGATACGAACAGACCCGGCAGGACGTCCTCGCCGCCGTCGAGGACGTCTACGGCGCGGACGGCTGGGCCGACGACGGCAGCGCCTCGGCGACGGCGCAGGACGACGGCCGCTGCGTCGTCTTCCTCCCCGACGCGAGCACCACGCGCGCGGGCGGCGAGGGCTACGACCGGCTCGCCGACGTCGCCGACGCGCTCGCCCCGGTGCTCGACGAGCACGGGTTCGGCGAGCCGTCCGACGTCGTCGAGGCGGAGCACGGCGGGTCCGCCTCCGTCGAGGCCGAGGACCCGGCGGGATGGTCGGTCCGCGTCACCGCCGACGGCGACCTGGTCCGCCTCGACGTGTCCGGCCCGGTCGACCTCGACCCGTGCGACGAGGCCGGGCTGCCGGAGCTCGGCTGAGTCGTGCCGTCGTACCGCGTGACCCTCGCCGTGGGCCTGCTGCGCCCGGGCGCCGACCCCGAGGCCGTGCTGCCCGCCGCCGCGGCCGCGGCGCGCGACCTGACCACGGTCGAGGCGTACGACGTCGGCGTCGTGCGCGGCGAGGCCCGCGTGACCGTCCGCTTCCTCGCCGACACCGACGCGGCCGCGCACGACGTGGCCGACGCGGTCGAGGCCGGGGTGCGCGCGCACGCCGCGACGTCGGGCGGCCGCCTGACCCGCCGGTGGGGAGCACGCTGGCACCCGGCCTGACGGTCGCAGGACCCGGGCGGGAGGCCGGGCCGCCCGCCGCGCGACGTGGGCGCGGGACCGGTTCAATGGACGGACCTGTCACCGACGCCGGGGAGGCGCACCCGTGGCCACGAGGACCGGCCTGTTCCGCCGCAAGTCCGTCGAGGACTCGCTCGCGGCGATCGACGACCCGGAGCGGTCGCTCAAGCGCAGCCTGACGACCTGGGACCTCGCGGTCCTGGGGGTCGCGGTCGCGGTGGGCGCAGGGATCTTCTCCGTCGGCGCGACGGCCGCCGCGAACTACGCGGGACCGAGCGTCATCGTCTCGTTCGTCATCGCGTCGATCGTGTGCGCGCTCGCCGTCATGTGCTACGCCGAGTTCGCGTCCGCGATCCCCGTCGCCGGGTCGGCGTACACGTTCTCCTACGCGACCATGGGCGAGCTCGTCGCGTGGATCATCGGGTGGGACCTCATCCTCGAGATGCTGCTCGCGTCGGCGGTGATCGCGAAGTTCTGGGGCGTGTACCTGGGCGACGCGTTCGGGCTGTTCGGCATCGACCTCCCGCTGACGATCCCGATCGGCCCCGTCGACCTCGAGTGGGGGCCGGTGTTCATCGTCGCGGTGTTCACCACGCTGCTCGCGATCGGCACCAAGCTCAGCACGCGCGTCAACAGCGTGTTCACGGTCATCAAGGTCGGCATCACGCTGTTCGTCATCGTCGTCGGGTTCTTCTTCGTCGACGCGTCGAACTACTCGCCGTTCGTGCCGCCCGCCCAGCCCGCGCCGGAGCAGTCGGCGCTCGAGCAGCCGCTCGTCGGCTTCCTCACGGGGCTCGAGCCCACGACGTACGGCGTCATGGGCCTGCTCGCAGGCGCCGCGCTCGTGTTCTTCGCGTTCATCGGGTTCGACGTCGTCGCGACCACGGCCGAGGAGGCCAAGGACCCGCAGCGCACGCTCCCGCGCGGCATCCTCGGCGGCCTCGCGATCGTCACGGTCCTGTACATCCTCGTGACGCTCGTCGTGACCGGCATGGTGTCGTACACCGAGCTGGCGGAGTCCGACGCGCCCTCGTTGACGACGGCGTTCATCCTCGTGGGCGCCGACTGGGCCGGACGGGTCATCTCCGTCGGCATCCTCATCGGGCTGACGACGGTGATCATGGTGCTGCTGCTCGGGCTCACGCGCGTCGTCTTCGCGATGAGCCGCGACGGCCTGCTCCCTCGCGGCATCTCCCGGACCTCGCACCGGTACCACACGCCGATCCGCCTGCAGGTGGGCGTGGGGATCGTCGTGGCGCTCATCGCCGGGCTGTCCCAGGTGGAGCTGCTCGAGGAGATGATCAACATCGGGACGCTCTCGGCGTTCGTCCTCGTGAGCTTCGGCATCCCGATCCTGCGCCGCTCGCGCCCCGACCTGCAGCGCTCGTTCAAGGTGCCGTGGTCGCCCGTGCTGCCGATCGTGTCCGGCGTCGCGTGCCTGTGGCTCATGGCCAACCTCACGACGCTCACGTGGCTCCGCTTCCTCGGCTGGGTCGTCGTGGGCCTGGTGATCTACGCGTTCTACGGCTACCGGCACTCCGTCGCGGGGCGCGACTCCCTGAAGGGCGACGTCGCCGCGTAGGTGCCGCCGCGTCGGTGTCGCCCCCGAGGTACCGTGGGCGCGCATGAGCGCCACGGAGACCGCGATCACCGCCGACCTCGTCCGCGCGGCTCTGGCGGCGCAGCACCCGGACCTCGCCGGGCTGCCGCTCCGCGAGGTCGCGGGCGGCTGGGGGAACCAGATGTGGCGGCTCGGCGACGACCTGGCCGTGCGCGTGCAGCGCAGGGACCCGACGCCGGAGCCCCAGCTCAAGGAACGACGGTGGCTGCCCGTCCTCGCCCCGCGCCTCCCGCTCCCCGTGCCCGTCCCGGTGCGGCACGGCGAGCCGTCCGCGCGCCTCCCCCGGCACTGGACCGTGATGACCTGGGTCCCCGGCGAGCCGCTGGACCACGGCACGATCACCCGGGGCGCGGACGCCGCCGACGCTCTGGCGGGCTTCCTCCGCGCCCTGCACGTCCCGGCGCCCGCCGACGCGCCGACGCCCACGGACCGGGGCGCCCACCCCCGCGACGCCACGGACGGCTTCGAGGGGTTCCTGCGCGCCGTCGCCCCCGACGACGCCGCCGCCGTCCGGTCCGTCTGGGACGACGCCGTCGCGGCCCCCGCGTGGGCAGGACCGCCCGTGTGGGTGCACGGGGACCTGCACCCCGCGAACGTCGTCGTCGCGGACGGGACGCTCGCGGGGGTCGTGGACTTCGGCGACCTGTTCGCGGGCGACCCGGCGTGGGACCTCGCCGCCGCCTGGGTGCTGCTGCCCGCCGGCACCGCCGCGCGGTTCTTCGACTCGTACGCGCGAGCGGACGAGGCGACGGTCCTGCGCGCCCGCGGGCTGGCGGCGCTCAAGGCCCTCTTCCTCCTGCTCATGGGGCAGAACGGGGACCGCGGCCTGCCCGGCGGCAAGGCCCACTGGGGGCCCGCGGGGCGTGCGGCGCTCGACCGCGCCCTGGCAGGCTGACGAGCACGAGCAGACCGGCGGCGGACCCCAGCGTCTCGGATCACGGACACGTCGGCGAGCGCCTTGGCGGAACGCTAGACACCTCCTGACCAACCAACCGTTTTGGGGGATTTGATGAGAAAGATCATGACCACGGTCCTGTCCGCGACGCTCGTCCTGGGCGTCACGCTCGGAGCAGCCGGCCCTGCGGGCGCGGCGATCAGCTACCCGTCCGTCGGGGGCCGGTGGGACCACGGTGCGGACACCAAGGACGTCTGGTCGCACTACTACCACCCCAGCCTGATCCACAAGTCCTCGACCTACGGGCAGAACGGCCTGCGCAGCTCGGGCTGGCACCGGGCGAACACCACGTCCTACCAGTGGGACGAGGTCCGACTGTTCGGGAACAAGGCGTACTACGACGTCGCGTAGCACCCGGCCGGGTGCCGTCGGCCGCCGTCGACGGCACCCTGGCCCGTCACCGCTCACCGCACCACGCCCGAGGAGAACCTTGACTCCGCACCCGTTCGTCCGTCTCTCGGTCACCGCCCTCGTCGCCGTGACGTCGCTCCTCGTCGCGGGCTGCGGCCCGACCGGGTCGTCGGGGGACGCCGTCGACGTCCCGCCGTTCGACGGGCCGTACGCGGCCGAGTTCGCCGCGTTCTACGCCGACAGCCAGTCCGAGTTCGCCCGTCAGGCGATCGCCGACGAAGAGATCACGGACGCGGAGTACGCGGAGATGGAGCAGAAGTTCCGCACGTGCCTCGAGGGCGAGGGCGTGACGTTCTCCGGCTTCGAGCCCGACGGCTCGTACGAGGCCTCGCCCCTCCCCGGTGGCGGCGACCCGTACGAGGTCGTGAAGACCTGCGAGCGGGAGTCGGGCGCCGACACCGTCGGAGCCCTGCACGACATCATGGCGCAGAACCCGCAGAACCTCGACGTCCCCACGATCATGGCCGAGTGCCTGGTCGGCAAGGGGGTCGCGCCCGCCGGCTACTCGGCGGACGACTACCTCGCCGACATGGAGGGCCGGTTCTCGGACCTCGCTGCTCTGACGACCGAGGTCCGGGACGCACTGACGACGTGCTCGAGCGACCCGCTCGGCCTGGCCGGTGAGTGAGCGCCCCAGCCCTGCCAAGGCAGGCCTGTGGGCGGTCGGCGCCCTGACGCTCGTCGCCGTCGGGACCGCTCTCGGTGCCGCGTGGACGTCCCCGGCCGTCCCGGTACCGCTCCGGTCGCCGAGCCCGGTCACGAGCTTCCCGGTCCAGAGCGCGACCTTCGACGACGTGCGCTCCGTCCGGCTCGAGGTCTCCCGCGGCGAGGAGTCCGCCCTGACGTCTCCCGGTTCCGGCCTCGTCACCCGCTTCGACTGCCGCCCCGGTACGACGCTCGAGTCCGGCACCGCGCCCCTCTGGCTCGACGACGCGCCCGTCGTCGTGCTCGCGACCACCCTTCCCCTGTGGCGAGACCTTCCCGTGGGCGCGCAGGGCAACGACGTGCGAGCGCTCCAGGAGGAGCTGACGCGCCTGGGGCACACGGTCGAGGTGACCGGCACGCTCGGCACGAAGACGCTGCGGGCCGTCGAGGACCTCCTCGACGGCCTCGGCGATCCCACGTCCCTCACGTCCGTCTCGCGCGAGCGCTTCCTCTGGATCCCCGCGCCCTCGGTCGTCGTGGCGGGATGCTCGGTCTCGACGGGCGGTCCGCTCGAGGCGGGTGCCGAGATCGTCACCACGCCCGGCACGCTCACGAGCGTCGCCCTCCGTGACGACGCACCGTCCGACCTCGTCGCCGGCGCGCGCACGCTCCGGGTCGACGGGATCGACGTCGCGATCGAGCCGCAGAGCCCGATCACCGACCCGGGACTCCTCTCCCAGCTCGACGCGGCACCCTCGCTCCAACAGGTCGGCACGGGGGACGAGGCCCCCGTCGGCCAGCTGCGGTTGGCGCAACCGGTCGACGTGTCGGTCGTCCCACCCTCAGCGGTGCTCACGGCGCCGGACGGCACGACGTGCGTGACCACGGACGCCGTGCCCCACCCGCTGCGAGTCGTGGGGTCCGAGCTCGGGCAGACGTTCGTCCTGTTCGACGACGCGCCGCCTCCCGCCGTGGACACCTCGCCCCGACGGGACGCCCCGTGCGCGTGACGGCGACCGGCCTCGGGCACCACTTCCCCGGGCGACCATGGCTCTTCCGCGGGCTCGAGCTCGACCTGCGGCCAGGTCGCACGTACGCGCTCACCGGCCCGTCGGGGTCGGGCAAGAGCACCCTGCTCGGCCTGCTCGCCGGGTGGGAGACTCCCCGCGCGGGTGCCGTCCACCGAGACGGCGTCGGGCGCACCGGCTGGGTGTTCCAGAACCCTCACGGGACGCCTCGGCGCACGGCGCTCGATCACGTCGTCCTCCCCCTGCTCGTGCGCGGCCTGCGCCCGCAGGAGGCTGAGCGTCGATCCGTCGAGCTCCTGGGCAGGTTCGGGCTGGAGGGCGTCGCGCAGCAACAGTTCCGCCGCCTCTCGGGAGGCGAGGCACAGCGTCTGATGCTGGCACGAGCCATCGCGTCCGAACCCGGGCTCCTGCTCGTCGACGAACCGACCGCGCAGCTCGACCTGCCGACCGCCCGCACCGTCAACGAGTCGCTCGGCGCCCTGCGCTCGCCCGGGACGATCATCGTCGTCGCGACCCACGACGTCGCGACCCGGGACTCGTGCTCGGACCACGTCGACCTGACGCTCCACGCCGCCGCATGAGGCTGCGCTCGATCCTCCGCGAGACGTGGCGCAACACCTCCACCGGGACGGCGAGGTCCGTCACCCTGGCGCTGGTGCTGACCGGCCTGGTGGTGATCGCGTCGAGCGCCGAGATCTCGACCGTGGCGGCGCTCGAGCGGCAGGCCGCGGCCTTCCGGGCCGCTGGCGCCTCGGTCCTCACCATCTCGGCGCCGGGCCGGGTCGACGGCGCGCGGTGCGAGTCGCTGCGCGACCTGCCCGGCGTGCACGCTGCCGGTGCGCTCACCCTCCGGCCCGGCGAGTCCGTCGCCGCCGTCGCGCTGCCGGGTGCGCCCATGCCGGTCGCGGACGCGAGCCCGGGGTTCGCGTCCGTGGTCGGCGCCACGACCGACGGTGGACCGGGGCTGATCCTGGCCGCCGACGCCGCCACGACGCTCGGCACCACCGTCGGCGACCGCCTCGCGACGACGACCGGGGCGTCCCGCCTGGCGGGCACCTACGTCTACCCGCGCGACGGACGACGCGACGGCTACGGGTACCTCGCCGTCGGCGTCACCGGGACCGACGCACCGTTCGACGAGTGCTGGGTCGAGGCGTGGCCGCTGACCACGGACCTGAACCCCCTGCTCTTCACGGTGCTCCGGCCCGGCGGTGACGCCGACGACGTCCCCCAGGTGCAGCAGCTCAACCCCACCCTGGGTGCCGAGTTCGACGGTGCCGGCCTGTACCGAGAGCGCGTCACCCGGTTCGGAGGGCTCCTCGTCGGCCTGGTCGCCGCCGTGGTCGCGTTCGTCGCCGTCCGTGCTCGGCGGGTGGAGCTCGCCACGGCGCTCCACGACGGGATGCGACGACGCGACCTGTGGACGATCGTGGCGCTGGAGTCGACGTTCTGGACGGCTCCGGCGACGGCGGTCGGGATGGCGCTCTCGCTCGCCTGGTTCGGCCGCGACGGTGACCTGCTGGTCGGAGCGGTACTCGGCACGCGCGTGGTCCTGTCCGTGCTGGTCGGTGGCGCGACAGGCGTTGTCGTCGCGCTGGCGACGACGCGCGAGAGGCACCTGTTCGCCTACGCGAAGGACCGATGACCGCTCCCGGGCCGCACACACAACCTACGCAACCGTAGGTTACGGTGGCGTAGTGAACACTCTGGCGACGAGGCCGTGGACCGACCGCTACGCCCCCGGCGTCCCGACGGACGTCGAGGTCCCCGACGAGCCGGTCACGGCCGCCCTCTACCGCGCGGCCGAGCGCTGGCCCGACCGCGTCGCGGTCGACTTCTTCGGCGCGACCACGACCTACGCCCGGCTCGTCGCGCAGGTCGAGCGCGCCGCGAGCGCCCTGCACGACCTCGGGGTGCGCCACGGCGACCGCGTCGCGCTCGTGCTGCCCAACGGCACGTCGCACGTCGTCGCGTTCTACGCCGTCCAGCGTCTCGGTGCCGTCGTCGTCGAGCACAACCCCACCTACACCGCCGACGAGCTCGCCCACCAGCTCGCCGACTCCGGGGCGAGCGTCGCCGTCGTGTGGACCAAGACCGTCCCTGCCGTGCTCGAGGCCCGCGCGCACACGCCGGGCCTGCGCACGGTCGTCGGCCTCGACATCGCGCGCGACCTGCCCCGCGGGAGCCGCCTCGCGCTGCGCCTGCCCGTCGCCCGCGCCCGGGCCCAGCGCGACGCGCTGCGCGGCCCCGTGCCCGCCGGCGTCCCCGACTGGCACGACCTCGTGCGCCGGGCACGTGCTCTCCCGCCGGCGCTCCCCCACCCGGGCGCCGACGACGTCGCGCTCCTCCAGTACACCGGCGGCACCACGGGCAC
Protein-coding sequences here:
- a CDS encoding amino acid permease → MATRTGLFRRKSVEDSLAAIDDPERSLKRSLTTWDLAVLGVAVAVGAGIFSVGATAAANYAGPSVIVSFVIASIVCALAVMCYAEFASAIPVAGSAYTFSYATMGELVAWIIGWDLILEMLLASAVIAKFWGVYLGDAFGLFGIDLPLTIPIGPVDLEWGPVFIVAVFTTLLAIGTKLSTRVNSVFTVIKVGITLFVIVVGFFFVDASNYSPFVPPAQPAPEQSALEQPLVGFLTGLEPTTYGVMGLLAGAALVFFAFIGFDVVATTAEEAKDPQRTLPRGILGGLAIVTVLYILVTLVVTGMVSYTELAESDAPSLTTAFILVGADWAGRVISVGILIGLTTVIMVLLLGLTRVVFAMSRDGLLPRGISRTSHRYHTPIRLQVGVGIVVALIAGLSQVELLEEMINIGTLSAFVLVSFGIPILRRSRPDLQRSFKVPWSPVLPIVSGVACLWLMANLTTLTWLRFLGWVVVGLVIYAFYGYRHSVAGRDSLKGDVAA
- a CDS encoding lactococcin 972 family bacteriocin, with the protein product MTTVLSATLVLGVTLGAAGPAGAAISYPSVGGRWDHGADTKDVWSHYYHPSLIHKSSTYGQNGLRSSGWHRANTTSYQWDEVRLFGNKAYYDVA
- a CDS encoding peptidoglycan-binding domain-containing protein, with the translated sequence MSERPSPAKAGLWAVGALTLVAVGTALGAAWTSPAVPVPLRSPSPVTSFPVQSATFDDVRSVRLEVSRGEESALTSPGSGLVTRFDCRPGTTLESGTAPLWLDDAPVVVLATTLPLWRDLPVGAQGNDVRALQEELTRLGHTVEVTGTLGTKTLRAVEDLLDGLGDPTSLTSVSRERFLWIPAPSVVVAGCSVSTGGPLEAGAEIVTTPGTLTSVALRDDAPSDLVAGARTLRVDGIDVAIEPQSPITDPGLLSQLDAAPSLQQVGTGDEAPVGQLRLAQPVDVSVVPPSAVLTAPDGTTCVTTDAVPHPLRVVGSELGQTFVLFDDAPPPAVDTSPRRDAPCA
- a CDS encoding ABC transporter ATP-binding protein; translation: MRVTATGLGHHFPGRPWLFRGLELDLRPGRTYALTGPSGSGKSTLLGLLAGWETPRAGAVHRDGVGRTGWVFQNPHGTPRRTALDHVVLPLLVRGLRPQEAERRSVELLGRFGLEGVAQQQFRRLSGGEAQRLMLARAIASEPGLLLVDEPTAQLDLPTARTVNESLGALRSPGTIIVVATHDVATRDSCSDHVDLTLHAAA
- a CDS encoding phosphotransferase: MSATETAITADLVRAALAAQHPDLAGLPLREVAGGWGNQMWRLGDDLAVRVQRRDPTPEPQLKERRWLPVLAPRLPLPVPVPVRHGEPSARLPRHWTVMTWVPGEPLDHGTITRGADAADALAGFLRALHVPAPADAPTPTDRGAHPRDATDGFEGFLRAVAPDDAAAVRSVWDDAVAAPAWAGPPVWVHGDLHPANVVVADGTLAGVVDFGDLFAGDPAWDLAAAWVLLPAGTAARFFDSYARADEATVLRARGLAALKALFLLLMGQNGDRGLPGGKAHWGPAGRAALDRALAG